One segment of Falco rusticolus isolate bFalRus1 chromosome 3, bFalRus1.pri, whole genome shotgun sequence DNA contains the following:
- the ACTRT2 gene encoding LOW QUALITY PROTEIN: actin-related protein T2 (The sequence of the model RefSeq protein was modified relative to this genomic sequence to represent the inferred CDS: inserted 6 bases in 5 codons; deleted 1 base in 1 codon) produces MAMEKGPALACLEGSLCRRHGIVTCWDDTGRSWRHVYEYEPRIKASERPVLLTEAPXSPLQNWDTMSVITFEGFTVPATYVAGQTALAPCASARATGRVMGSGDGATHTVPTSEGXCLPQAICRLGIAGQDLIKYFMNIGHTYFSTAEREIVRAIKEKLCYVDFDPIQEPKAKPEEIMKEYRLPDNNITRTGNQLFCAPEXLCVPANTGAPGVHKMIFNNIMKXDINVHRNLYGNILLPGGSTLFPGLEEQMLKEMXAASAADMFVRNIAPPERKYCVWTGASILSCLTSFKQTWVTASSDKGLGAAVIHQKCF; encoded by the exons ATGGCGATGGAGAAAGGACCAGCCCTGGCTTGCCTGGAGGGATCGCTGTGCAGGCGACACG GCATAGTTACATGCTGGGATGATACgggaaggagctggaggcaTGTCTATGAGTATGAGCCAAGAATCAAAGCCAGTGAAAGGCCAGTGCTGCTGACTGAAGCCC CCAGTCCTCTGCAGAACTGGGACACAATGTCAGTGATCACGTTCGAAGGCTTCACGGTGCCGGCTACGTACGTTGCAGGTCAGACAGCCCTGGCACCCTGTGCATCGGCCCGTGCCACTGGGAGAGTGATGGGCAGTGGGGATGGTGCTACCCACACTGTCCCCACATCTGAAG TCTGCTTACCCCAGGCCATCTGCAGGCTGGGTATTGCTGGCCAGGATCTCatcaaatattttatgaatat TGGGCACACATATTTTAGCACTGCTGAAAGGGAAATCGTGAGAGCTATCAAAGAGAAGTTGTGCTACGTAGACTTT GATCCCATCCAAGAACCTAAAGCAAAGCCAGAAGAAATCATGAAAGAATACAGACTGCCTGACAACAATATCACCCGGACAGGCAACCAGCTCTTTTGTGCACCAG ACCTTTGTGTGCCTGCAAACACTGGAGCTCCTGGTGTGCACAAAATGATCTTCAACAACATCATGAA TGACATCAATGTGCACAGGAATCTTTATGGCAACATCCTGCTCCCAGGTGGGTCCACACTCTTCCCTGGCCTGGAGGAGCAGATGCTGAAGGAGA AAGCTGCAAGTGCTGCTGACATGTTTGTGAGGAACATTGCACctccagagagaaaatactgtgtGTGGACTGGAGCCTCCATCCTCAGCTGCCTGACATCTTTCA